Genomic segment of Pasteurella multocida subsp. multocida OH4807:
TTTCATGCCCAACAACTTTACGGTTAATGCTGACCGTTGCGCTGTCTGCTTTACTATCCACAAAAGCGTAAGTCACAGATACAACTTGGTTTTTCTTACCTTTTACATCACAGAAATATGCCGCTGTCTCAAATTTTGGTTCAATTGCTTTTTTTTCAGCCATTTTTGACTCTGCAACCATATTCTGAGAGCAAGCCGTTAACGCACCAACAACCATTAAACCAGTAAAAAGTTTAGCTAATTTCATAAATTCTCCTAAAATAAATAATTAAATGCATCACTTATGCTTAAAATTAGACACTGCTATCCTCAATAAGTTCCTAAATACAACAAGTTACTTATAATAAGGCTGCAACGTCGTCGCTCATCTCACCATTATGATACACGTTTTGTACATCATCACAGTCTTCTAGCATGTCAATCAACTTGAGTAATTTGGGTGCAGTTTCAGCATCTAACTCAACAGTTGTTGAGGGAATCATCGTCACTTCAGCATTAGCAATTTTAATTCCAGCCGCTTCAATACCATCACGCACAGTCCCTAACTCTTCCCAAGCAGTATAAACTTCAAAACTGCCATCATCTTGTGCTTGAACATCATCAGCCCCCGCTTCAATTGCGGCCTCCATGAGCGTATCTTCATCACCAGATTCAATCAGAATTAACCCTTTTTTACTAAATAAGTAACCGACAGACCCTTCTGTTCCTAAATTACCACCACATTTTGTAAAACTTGGACGAACTTGTGAGATCGTGCGGTTTGCATTATCACTTAAACACTCAACCATTACTGCAGTGCCGCCTGGACCATAGCCTTCGTACACTTTGGTTTCCATATTGGTATCATCACCGCCCCCAACACCGCGCTCAATTGCACGATTAATCGTGTCACGTGTCATATTGCTTGATAAAGCTTTATCTACTGCTGCACGTAAACGTGGATTTGCACTCACATCTCCGCCACCTAATTTTGCGGCGGTCACTAATTCTCGAATTAATTTTGTAAAAATTTTGCCGCGTTGTGCATCTTGTGCCGCTTTGCGGTGTTTAATATTTGCCCACTTACTATGGCCTGCCATTGTGTTTTTTCCTCTTAAGTCAGAACAAGTATAATTGTCTTTTATTGCACATTTTCTATACTTGATTTAATAAATATTTTTCAATGAGTGCGCGATTATTCCACGACTTTGTCAATTCAGCAGCGTCTTTTACAGGTAGCCATTGAAACGCGATATGCTCTGTTAATACAGGCTCACTCTCTTCTGGTAAGGCTAATAAAAACCAGTGTTCTATGCTGTGTGTGACATCAGGTGCGTATTTATAACGGAAATGCGAAAATATTTCAAATTCTATCCGCTCATGACAATCAAAAATCGTTAATGCATCAGCGAGCACATCAATACCGATTTCTTCTTTTACTTCTCTTATTGCAGCCTGTATCGGAGATTCATTGAGCTCTAATGATCCTGTAATTGATTGCCAAAATGTTGGGTCATCTCGACGTTGCAACATCAGAACACGATTGGAGTTTTCACAAAATACAACCACTAAAACGCTGTTAGGATTTTTATACATAAATAGGATCAATGTAAAAATTCAGGCTTGATAATGTCTCTTAGCTGGGAATAAGGTAAAACTAAGTCTATTTCTCCTTCCGCATAAGAACCTAGTGAATATACCGGGTAACGAAATGTCAATCCATTAATAGTAAAAACAAAATTGTCGATTGCTTCAAACTCGTCACTGTTGATATGTTGTGGCAGAGCACTTAAATTGTGTAATCGAGCCATATTTTTATCGCATAACAAT
This window contains:
- the nudB gene encoding dihydroneopterin triphosphate pyrophosphatase (COG0494 NTP pyrophosphohydrolases including oxidative damage repair enzymes), with translation MILFMYKNPNSVLVVVFCENSNRVLMLQRRDDPTFWQSITGSLELNESPIQAAIREVKEEIGIDVLADALTIFDCHERIEFEIFSHFRYKYAPDVTHSIEHWFLLALPEESEPVLTEHIAFQWLPVKDAAELTKSWNNRALIEKYLLNQV
- a CDS encoding hypothetical protein (COG0217 Uncharacterized conserved protein) — its product is MAGHSKWANIKHRKAAQDAQRGKIFTKLIRELVTAAKLGGGDVSANPRLRAAVDKALSSNMTRDTINRAIERGVGGGDDTNMETKVYEGYGPGGTAVMVECLSDNANRTISQVRPSFTKCGGNLGTEGSVGYLFSKKGLILIESGDEDTLMEAAIEAGADDVQAQDDGSFEVYTAWEELGTVRDGIEAAGIKIANAEVTMIPSTTVELDAETAPKLLKLIDMLEDCDDVQNVYHNGEMSDDVAALL